The Oncorhynchus mykiss isolate Arlee chromosome 20, USDA_OmykA_1.1, whole genome shotgun sequence genome includes a region encoding these proteins:
- the gclc gene encoding glutamate--cysteine ligase catalytic subunit, translating to MGLLSKGSPLNWEETKKYADHVRKHGIVQFLNIYNKVKERQKDVLLWGDEVEYMLIEMDEKNGKVRLVLNGGEVLETLQDKGEKTNPNHPTLWRPEYGSYMIEGTPGQPYGGTMSEFNTVEDNMGKRRREASSVLNKNETLATITSFPRLGCPGFTQPEYKPTPVEKGVSKSLFFPDEAINQHPRFSTLTRNIRHRRGEKVVINVPIFKDKCTPSPFVEKFPEDDGEAARAALPDHIYMDAMGFGMGNCCLQVTFQACSIEEARYLYDQLATFCPIMMALSAASPFYRGYVSDIDCRWGVISASVDDRTGEERGLEPLKTNKFRILKSRYDSIDSYLSSCGDRYNDIDLTIDEEINKQLLDAGIDKLLAQHIAHLFIRDPLSLFEENIYLDDENESDHFENLQSTNWQTMRFKPPPPNSDIGWRVEFRPMEVQLTDFENSAFVVFIVLLTRVILSYKLDFLIPLSKVDENMKVAQKRNAVQEGMFYFRKDIYKGCNPALDSSSSAAQNGLDSEGDNEYTLMSIDTIINGKEGIFQGLIPILNCYLENMEVDVDTRCTILNYLKLIKRRASGELMTMAKWMREFVDKHPQYKQDSVITDRINYDLLRKCDSITKGEERCPELIGDPVNRGK from the exons ATGGGCTTGCTGTCAAAAGGGTCACCGCTCAACTGGGAAGAAACCAAAAAGTATGCAGACCATGTTCGGAAACATGGCATCGTTCAGTTTCTCAACATCTATAACAAGGTGAAAGAACGACAGAAAGATGTGTTATTATGGGGCGATGAG GTGGAatacatgttgatagaaatggaTGAGAAAAATGGAAAGGTTCGTCTTGTTCTCAATGGTGGGGAGGTTTTGGAAACCCTTCAAGACAAAGGAGAAAAGACCAACCCCAA CCATCCTACCCTTTGGAGGCCAGAGTATGGCAGCTACATGATCGAAGGGACTCCGGGGCAGCCCTATGGTGGGACAATGTCAGAGTTCAACACAGTGGAGGACAACATGGGGAAGCGAAGGAGAGAGGCCTCATCTGTGCTGAATAAGAATGAAACGCTTGCCACCATCACGTCATTCCCAAG GTTAGGCTGCCCAGGCTTCACACAGCCAGAATACAAGCCAACACCTGTTGAAAAGGGAGTGTCAAAATCACTGTTCTTCCCAGATGAAGCCATAAACCAACACCCAAGATTCAG CACCCTGACCAGAAACATTCGtcacagaagaggagagaaggtggtGATCAACGTACCCA TCTTTAAAGACAAATGCACCCCATCTCCATTTGTGGAGAAGTTTCCGGAAGACGATGGGGAGGCTGCCAGGGCAGCTCTACCTGATCACATCTACATGGATGCCATGGGATTTGGAATGGGCAACTGCTGTCTTCAG GTGACATTCCAAGCTTGCAGCATTGAAGAGGCGAGGTACCTTTATGACCAACTAGCAACATTCTGCCCTATAATG ATGGCTCTCAGTGCTGCTTCGCCGTTCTACAGAGGCTATGTGTCAGACATTGATTGTCGCTGGGGAGTTATTTCTGCCTCGGTAGATGACAGGACCGGGGAAGAGAGGGGGCTGGAG ccttTGAAAACCAACAAATTTCGAATCTTGAAATCCAGATATGATTCAATCGACAGCTACCTCTCCAGCTGTGGCGATAGGTACAATGACATAGATCTGACAATAGACGAGGAGATCAACAAACAGCTGCTGGATGCAG GGATCGACAAACTGCTGGCCCAACACATAGCTCATCTCTTCATTCGGGATCCGCTCTCACTATTTGAAGAGAACATTTACTTGGATGATGAAAACGAGTCTGATCACTTTGAG AATCTGCAGTCAACCAACTGGCAGACAATGAGGTtcaaacctcctcctccaaactCGGACATCGGATGGCGGGTTGAGTTCCGTCCCATGGAG GTGCAACTTACCGATTTTGAAAACTCTGCATTCGTTGTTTTCATCGTCCTGCTCACCAGGGTTATACTGTCCTATAAACTGGACTTTCTCATCCCCTTGTCAAAG GTTGACGAAAACATGAAAGTTGCCCAGAAAAGAAATGCAGTCCAAGAGGGCATGTTTTACTTCCGGAAGGACATCTATAAAG GCTGCAACCCTGCCCTCGATAGCTCCTCATCGGCTGCCCAGAATGGCTTGGACAGTGAGGGTGACAATGAGTACACACTGATGAGCATTGACACAATCATCAATGGAAAG GAAGGAATTTTTCAAGGGTTGATACCAATCCTCAACTGCTACCTAGAAAACATGGAGGTGGATGTTGATACAAGATGCACCATCCTGAACTACCTGAAGCTCATCAAGAGACGTGCCTCCG GTGAACTGATGACCATGGCTAAATGGATGAGGGAGTTTGTGGACAAGCACCCCCAATACAAGCAAGACAGTGTCATAACTGACAGAATCAACTACGACCTACTCCGCAAGTGTGACAGCATCACAAAAGGAGAGGAGCGATGCCCAGAACTTATTGGTGACCCAGTCAATCGGGGCAAATGA